The Saccopteryx leptura isolate mSacLep1 chromosome 2, mSacLep1_pri_phased_curated, whole genome shotgun sequence genome has a window encoding:
- the BLOC1S1 gene encoding biogenesis of lysosome-related organelles complex 1 subunit 1 isoform X1, producing the protein MLSRLLKEHLAKQNERKELQEKRRREAITAATCLTEALVDHLNVGVAQAYMNQRKLDHEVKTLQVQAAQFAKQTGQWIGMVENFNQALKEIGDVENWARSIELDMRTIATALEYVYKGQLQSAPS; encoded by the exons ATGCTGTCCCGCCTCCTGAAGGAACACCTAGCTAAGCAGAATGAACGCAAGGAGCTGCAGG AGAAGAGGAGGCGAGAAGCTATCACTGCAGCGACTTGCCTGACAGAAGCTTTGGTGGATCACCTCAATGTGGG TGTGGCTCAGGCCTACATGAACCAGAGAAAGCTGGACCATGAGGTGAAGACCCTACAGGTCCAGGCTGCACAATTTGCCAAGCAGACAGGCCAATGGATCGGTATGGTGGAGAACTTCAACCAGGCACTCAAG gAAATCGGAGATGTAGAGAACTGGGCTCGGAGCATTGAGCTGGACATGCGTACCATTGCCACCGCCCTGGAATACGTCTACAAAGGACAGCTGCAGTCTGCCCCATCCtag
- the BLOC1S1 gene encoding biogenesis of lysosome-related organelles complex 1 subunit 1 isoform X2, with protein sequence MEEKRRREAITAATCLTEALVDHLNVGVAQAYMNQRKLDHEVKTLQVQAAQFAKQTGQWIGMVENFNQALKEIGDVENWARSIELDMRTIATALEYVYKGQLQSAPS encoded by the exons atggAAG AGAAGAGGAGGCGAGAAGCTATCACTGCAGCGACTTGCCTGACAGAAGCTTTGGTGGATCACCTCAATGTGGG TGTGGCTCAGGCCTACATGAACCAGAGAAAGCTGGACCATGAGGTGAAGACCCTACAGGTCCAGGCTGCACAATTTGCCAAGCAGACAGGCCAATGGATCGGTATGGTGGAGAACTTCAACCAGGCACTCAAG gAAATCGGAGATGTAGAGAACTGGGCTCGGAGCATTGAGCTGGACATGCGTACCATTGCCACCGCCCTGGAATACGTCTACAAAGGACAGCTGCAGTCTGCCCCATCCtag